A genomic region of Mitsuaria sp. 7 contains the following coding sequences:
- a CDS encoding transglutaminase family protein, whose amino-acid sequence MIRLDLHFELDYQIDSPYGDFVFSIQPAHTAAQRVLQESVVLTPDVPWRSETVASSRNRLLRVRAPQGNFHLTYTASVTIEHAVGDPAFIEECPIDQLPVEFLSYLAPSRYCESDRLTPWAEAEFGHVPPGYARAAAIAAWVQRHIAYSSYGSTTQTTALDTLTDRVGVCRDQAHVMIALCRALSMPARYVTGTDYGADPTKAPDFHAYVEVYLGRRWYIFDASGNGIPMGFVRIGTGRDAADVPFATLFGQIQAPFAPLVRATACGGPGLQLPVDVGRALSTDGDSAGCHLAPVAA is encoded by the coding sequence ATGATTCGCCTCGATCTCCACTTCGAACTGGACTACCAGATCGACTCGCCGTACGGCGATTTCGTCTTCAGCATCCAGCCGGCGCACACGGCGGCGCAGCGGGTGCTGCAGGAAAGCGTCGTGCTGACGCCCGACGTGCCGTGGCGGTCGGAGACGGTGGCCAGCAGCCGCAACCGGCTGCTGCGCGTGCGCGCGCCGCAGGGGAACTTCCATCTGACCTACACGGCGAGCGTCACGATCGAGCATGCGGTCGGCGATCCGGCCTTCATCGAGGAATGCCCGATCGACCAGTTGCCTGTCGAGTTCCTGTCCTACCTCGCACCCAGCCGCTACTGCGAATCCGATCGGCTCACGCCGTGGGCCGAGGCCGAGTTCGGGCACGTGCCGCCGGGTTATGCGCGCGCCGCGGCGATCGCGGCGTGGGTGCAGCGGCACATCGCCTATTCCTCCTATGGGTCGACGACGCAGACCACCGCGCTCGATACCTTGACGGACCGGGTCGGCGTCTGCCGGGACCAGGCGCACGTGATGATCGCGCTGTGCCGGGCGCTGTCGATGCCGGCGAGGTATGTGACCGGCACGGACTACGGCGCCGATCCGACGAAGGCGCCGGACTTCCATGCCTATGTGGAGGTCTACCTCGGCAGGCGCTGGTACATCTTCGACGCGTCGGGGAACGGGATCCCGATGGGCTTCGTGCGCATCGGCACCGGACGCGATGCGGCGGATGTGCCGTTCGCGACGCTGTTCGGGCAGATCCAGGCGCCGTTCGCGCCGCTGGTGCGAGCGACCGCGTGCGGCGGGCCCGGACTGCAGCTGCCGGTCGACGTGGGCCGCGCGCTGTCCACCGACGGCGATTCGGCGGGATGTCATCTGGCGCCGGTCGCGGCCTGA
- a CDS encoding putative zinc-binding metallopeptidase: MSSPRVYRCTCGHRLYFRNSACLVCKAPLGFLPDDLALHALLPGPTTETWRIDGVDGVFTRCANFHTAAGCNWLLPLDDRRKSPLCVACALNRTIPDLSDPINAELWGRMERAKRRLVSQLLGLHLPVVPKFEAPDRGLAFDFLRTLPGQPRVMTGHAWGVITINIEEADDAKREAARQRMGESYRTLLGHFRHEIGHYYWDRLVAGSEWHEPFRALFGDERTNYAEALQRHHHTGAPADWPQRFITSYASAHPWEDWAETWAHYLHLRDTIDTAGSFKLLSTVDELRPWPYALADLWSPGHATGPAFLRLLRDWLAITSVMNEMSRAMGQPDFYPFVLQRRVVPKLHFIHCVVEHGRTP, encoded by the coding sequence ATGAGCTCTCCCCGCGTCTATCGCTGCACCTGCGGCCACCGCCTCTACTTCCGCAACAGCGCCTGCCTGGTGTGCAAGGCGCCGCTCGGCTTCCTGCCCGACGACCTCGCGCTGCACGCGCTGCTGCCCGGTCCGACCACCGAAACCTGGCGCATCGACGGCGTGGACGGCGTCTTCACCCGTTGCGCGAACTTCCACACCGCCGCTGGCTGCAACTGGCTGCTGCCGCTGGATGACCGACGTAAGAGCCCTCTCTGCGTGGCTTGCGCGCTCAACCGCACCATTCCCGATCTATCGGACCCCATCAACGCCGAACTCTGGGGCCGCATGGAGCGCGCCAAGCGGCGGCTGGTGTCGCAACTCCTCGGGCTCCACCTGCCGGTGGTGCCGAAGTTCGAAGCCCCGGATCGCGGCCTCGCCTTCGACTTCCTGCGCACCCTCCCCGGCCAGCCGCGCGTGATGACCGGCCACGCCTGGGGGGTCATCACCATCAACATCGAGGAAGCCGACGACGCCAAGCGCGAAGCCGCCCGGCAGCGCATGGGCGAGTCCTACCGGACGCTGCTCGGGCATTTCCGCCACGAGATCGGTCATTACTACTGGGACCGGCTGGTCGCCGGGTCGGAATGGCACGAGCCCTTCCGCGCGCTGTTCGGGGATGAGCGGACCAACTACGCCGAGGCGCTTCAGCGCCATCACCACACCGGCGCGCCGGCGGACTGGCCGCAGCGCTTCATCACGTCGTACGCCAGCGCGCATCCGTGGGAGGATTGGGCGGAGACCTGGGCCCACTACCTCCACCTGCGCGACACCATCGACACCGCGGGCAGCTTCAAGCTGCTCAGCACCGTCGACGAGCTGCGGCCGTGGCCCTACGCCCTCGCCGACCTCTGGTCGCCCGGCCACGCCACCGGACCCGCCTTCCTGCGCCTGCTGCGCGACTGGCTCGCCATCACCAGCGTGATGAACGAGATGTCCCGCGCGATGGGCCAACCCGACTTCTATCCCTTCGTGCTGCAGCGCCGGGTCGTCCCGAAGCTGCACTTCATCCATTGCGTCGTCGAGCACGGCAGGACCCCATGA
- a CDS encoding ATP-dependent DNA helicase: MPYTVAVRELCEFTAKQGDLDLRFTPAPTAQEGIAGHALVYERRGPSYRREVTLSGEFGELRVRGRADGFDPERRRLEEIKTFRGSIDRQRPTHRRLHWAQAKVYAWLLCQAEALPDIEVALVYLDLGSQEETVLLERCTAAELQAHFESLCERFLAWAVLELDHRERRDAALQTLSFPFGDFRVGQRPLAEAVYRAAATGRCLLAQAPTGIGKTMGTIFPLLKAAPGQRVDKVFFLAAKTSGRQTALDAIERLVDRDDASGASVTPNTSVPLRVLELVARDKACEHPDLACNGESCPLAKGFYDRLPAARSAALRIGHDTGVALTRAAVREAALAHDVCPYYLSQELTRWADVVVGDYNYYFDHGALLHGLTQVNQWRIGLLVDEAHNLVERGRKMFSATLSPERLFQARQSSGASASPLVRKALDKVRRAWRAIDKAQAEPYAAYETFPEALLSALQHSIAVVSEHLAAHPDEVEPALLDFHFETLHVTRAVESFGPHSLVDVQKPPSLHGKTAPSVLCIRNIVPAPFLKPRLAAAHTSTLFSATLQPQGFHADLLGLPENHVSVEVASPFDASQLQVHVASHISTRYQHRRASLQPIADLIAAQYGRAPGNYLAFLSSYDYLEQVADLLGERHPDVPQWRQSRRMSEAQQRQFLDRFTVDGRGVGFAVLGGAFAEGVDLPGRRLIGAFLSTLGLPQVNAVNEQIRARMDQLFGAGYDYTYLYPGLQKVVQAAGRVIRTTEDRGVVHLIDDRFARAEVQRLLPVWWAQDATLTPTLSRKRERG, translated from the coding sequence GTGCCCTACACCGTCGCCGTCCGCGAACTCTGCGAGTTCACCGCCAAGCAAGGCGACCTGGACCTGCGCTTCACGCCCGCGCCGACGGCGCAGGAAGGCATCGCGGGACATGCGCTGGTGTATGAGCGCCGGGGCCCGAGCTATCGGCGGGAAGTGACGCTCAGCGGTGAGTTCGGGGAACTCCGCGTGCGAGGTCGCGCCGACGGCTTCGATCCCGAACGCCGTCGCCTCGAGGAGATCAAGACCTTCCGCGGCAGCATCGACCGTCAGCGCCCCACGCATCGCCGGCTTCATTGGGCCCAGGCCAAGGTCTACGCGTGGCTGCTGTGCCAGGCCGAGGCGCTGCCCGACATCGAGGTCGCGCTGGTCTACCTGGACCTCGGCAGCCAGGAGGAAACGGTCCTGCTCGAACGCTGCACGGCGGCGGAGCTGCAAGCCCACTTCGAATCCCTGTGCGAGCGGTTTCTTGCCTGGGCCGTCCTCGAGCTCGACCATCGGGAGCGACGCGATGCCGCGCTGCAGACGCTGAGCTTCCCGTTCGGCGACTTCCGCGTGGGACAGCGGCCGCTGGCGGAAGCGGTCTATCGCGCGGCGGCGACGGGCCGTTGCCTGCTCGCGCAGGCGCCGACCGGCATCGGCAAGACGATGGGCACGATCTTCCCGTTGCTGAAGGCCGCGCCCGGGCAGCGCGTCGACAAGGTCTTCTTCCTGGCGGCGAAGACCTCGGGCCGGCAGACGGCGCTGGATGCGATCGAGCGGCTGGTTGATCGCGACGATGCATCGGGCGCATCGGTGACGCCGAACACATCGGTCCCGCTGCGTGTGCTCGAACTCGTCGCGCGCGACAAGGCGTGCGAGCACCCGGACCTCGCCTGCAACGGCGAGTCCTGTCCGCTGGCCAAGGGCTTCTACGACCGCCTGCCGGCCGCCCGGTCGGCGGCGCTGCGCATCGGTCATGACACGGGCGTCGCATTGACGCGGGCCGCCGTGCGCGAGGCGGCACTGGCCCACGACGTCTGCCCGTACTACCTGAGCCAGGAATTGACGCGCTGGGCCGACGTGGTGGTCGGCGACTACAACTACTACTTCGACCACGGCGCCCTCCTCCACGGATTGACGCAGGTGAACCAATGGCGCATCGGCCTGCTGGTCGACGAGGCGCACAACCTCGTCGAACGCGGACGCAAGATGTTCAGCGCGACGTTGTCGCCGGAGCGGCTGTTCCAGGCACGGCAGTCGTCGGGCGCCTCAGCGTCGCCTCTCGTCCGCAAGGCACTGGACAAGGTGCGCCGCGCCTGGCGCGCGATCGACAAGGCGCAGGCCGAGCCCTACGCGGCCTACGAGACATTTCCGGAAGCGCTGCTGAGCGCCCTCCAGCACAGCATCGCCGTGGTCTCGGAACATCTGGCCGCGCATCCCGACGAGGTCGAGCCCGCGCTGCTCGACTTCCACTTCGAGACGCTGCACGTCACGCGCGCGGTGGAATCCTTCGGGCCTCATTCGCTGGTCGATGTCCAGAAGCCGCCCAGCCTCCACGGCAAGACGGCCCCGTCGGTGCTCTGCATCCGCAACATCGTTCCCGCGCCGTTCCTGAAACCGCGCCTGGCGGCGGCGCACACGAGCACGCTGTTCTCCGCCACGCTGCAGCCGCAAGGCTTCCATGCCGATCTTCTGGGGCTGCCGGAGAACCACGTGAGCGTCGAGGTGGCCTCGCCCTTCGACGCGAGCCAGCTGCAGGTGCATGTGGCCTCGCACATCTCGACGCGCTACCAGCATCGACGCGCGTCGCTGCAGCCGATCGCCGATCTGATCGCGGCGCAGTACGGTCGCGCGCCGGGCAACTATCTGGCGTTCCTGAGCAGCTACGACTATCTGGAACAGGTGGCGGACCTGCTCGGCGAACGCCACCCCGACGTGCCGCAATGGCGCCAGTCGCGCCGCATGAGCGAGGCCCAACAGCGCCAGTTCCTCGACCGCTTCACCGTCGACGGTCGAGGCGTCGGCTTCGCGGTGCTGGGCGGCGCGTTCGCGGAGGGCGTCGACCTGCCGGGGCGGCGGCTCATCGGCGCGTTCCTGTCGACGCTGGGACTGCCGCAGGTCAACGCCGTCAACGAACAGATCCGGGCGCGCATGGACCAGCTGTTCGGCGCGGGCTACGACTACACCTACCTGTACCCGGGTTTGCAGAAAGTCGTGCAGGCGGCGGGTCGCGTGATCCGGACGACCGAGGACCGCGGCGTCGTGCACCTGATCGACGACCGCTTCGCGCGGGCGGAGGTGCAGCGGCTGCTGCCGGTGTGGTGGGCACAGGACGCGACCCTCACCCCTACCCTCTCCCGCAAGCGGGAGAGGGGGTAA
- a CDS encoding serine/threonine-protein kinase — MTDDNTRPPADGAPAGGPARIGKYLIRGRLGEGAMGVVYRAFDPHIQREVAIKVLRRQFEDIVGETAPEDSITARFRNEARAVGRIAHPGVVTIHDFGEITEATSASPNAGTGTGAGAGASAGALAGAGSFAFLVMELVDGRGLDQMLKIARPPLTWSLNVMDQLLDALGCAHDRGVWHRDIKPGNLLITRDNRVKLTDFGIARIADRHLTQVASQIGTPGYMAPEQYLGGPIDHRADLFACGVLLYRLTTGRTPFSGAPEAVMYQTLHQEPAAPSALRPGELPPALDAVVRRAMARDPRHRFADAAAMRVALAEIAAGGGLAPNTGGGFDDRTLVQPRHGSGATPTGASTAGSGASRALDAALIFQVERALASHIGPLARHLVSRDLAHSANVEELSRSLARHIADAPEREQFIATAAALAAAAVKTP, encoded by the coding sequence ATGACCGACGACAACACCCGCCCCCCGGCCGACGGCGCCCCGGCGGGCGGCCCGGCGCGCATCGGCAAGTACCTCATCCGCGGCCGGCTCGGCGAAGGCGCGATGGGCGTCGTCTACCGCGCCTTCGATCCGCACATCCAGCGCGAGGTCGCCATCAAGGTACTGCGACGCCAGTTCGAGGACATCGTCGGGGAGACCGCGCCCGAAGACTCGATCACCGCGCGCTTCCGCAACGAGGCCCGCGCGGTCGGGCGCATCGCCCATCCCGGCGTCGTGACCATCCACGACTTCGGTGAGATCACCGAGGCGACGTCCGCATCGCCGAACGCCGGCACAGGTACTGGTGCTGGGGCCGGTGCAAGCGCCGGGGCTCTCGCCGGCGCCGGCAGCTTCGCCTTCCTCGTCATGGAGCTCGTGGACGGCCGCGGGCTCGATCAGATGTTGAAGATCGCCCGGCCGCCGCTGACCTGGTCGCTCAACGTCATGGACCAGTTGCTGGACGCGCTCGGCTGCGCGCATGACCGCGGCGTCTGGCACCGCGACATCAAGCCCGGCAACCTGCTCATCACCCGCGACAACCGCGTGAAACTGACCGACTTCGGCATCGCGCGCATCGCCGACCGCCACCTCACGCAGGTCGCTTCGCAGATCGGGACACCGGGCTACATGGCGCCTGAGCAGTACCTCGGCGGTCCGATCGACCACCGCGCCGATCTCTTCGCCTGCGGCGTGCTGCTGTACCGGCTGACAACCGGACGCACGCCGTTCAGCGGCGCGCCCGAAGCGGTGATGTACCAGACGCTGCATCAGGAGCCCGCGGCGCCGAGCGCGTTGCGTCCCGGCGAACTGCCGCCGGCGCTCGATGCCGTGGTGCGGCGCGCGATGGCCCGGGATCCGCGCCATCGATTCGCCGATGCGGCGGCGATGCGCGTCGCGCTGGCGGAGATCGCGGCGGGCGGGGGCCTGGCCCCCAACACCGGCGGTGGCTTCGACGATCGCACGCTGGTGCAGCCTCGCCACGGCTCAGGCGCCACCCCGACGGGCGCATCGACCGCAGGCTCAGGCGCGAGCCGCGCGCTCGATGCCGCGCTGATCTTCCAGGTCGAGCGCGCCCTCGCGTCGCACATCGGGCCGCTGGCCAGGCACCTCGTCTCGCGCGATCTGGCGCACAGCGCCAACGTCGAGGAGCTCTCACGATCGCTCGCGCGTCACATCGCCGATGCGCCGGAGCGGGAGCAGTTCATCGCGACCGCCGCGGCGCTGGCGGCCGCGGCAGTCAAGACACCGTGA
- a CDS encoding DUF3365 domain-containing protein, with the protein MSRIDTASRTGTRPTHAPSGRGPARALPWDRLPHLSLLAKFNLIFLAVFLVGLTATGVLARRWLQDGAQEQVADRARLLMHSAGAVNQYTADHIRPLLEGQLRERFVPEAVPAFSAHEVLATLSKAYEDYSYKAAMLNPTNPRNRAVSWEEDVISQFARRPALTEFIGRRETPGGEALYIARPIRISNAACLGCHASPQTAPATLVARYGPSNGFGWRLNETLGAEVVSVPMTLPLKQASQTFWLVMGALTAAFLAMGAALNLMLWRLVIRPVTRLARIADRVSLGEDAPPFDARSSDEIGVLTVSFGRMRRSLDQAMAMLEGNA; encoded by the coding sequence ATGAGCCGCATCGACACCGCCAGCCGCACCGGAACACGCCCCACGCACGCCCCCTCCGGGCGTGGCCCCGCACGCGCCCTGCCCTGGGACCGCCTGCCCCATCTCAGCCTGCTAGCGAAGTTCAACCTGATCTTCCTCGCGGTGTTCCTGGTGGGACTGACGGCCACCGGCGTCCTGGCGCGTCGATGGCTGCAGGACGGCGCGCAGGAGCAGGTCGCCGATCGCGCCCGGCTGCTGATGCACAGCGCCGGCGCCGTCAACCAGTACACCGCGGACCACATCCGCCCGCTGCTCGAGGGCCAGCTGCGCGAGCGATTCGTGCCCGAGGCCGTCCCCGCGTTCTCCGCGCACGAGGTGCTGGCCACGTTGTCCAAGGCCTACGAGGACTACAGCTACAAGGCGGCGATGCTCAATCCGACCAACCCGCGCAACCGGGCGGTGAGCTGGGAGGAGGACGTGATCTCGCAGTTCGCGCGCCGGCCCGCGCTGACGGAGTTCATCGGACGTCGCGAGACGCCCGGCGGCGAGGCGCTCTACATCGCGCGGCCGATCCGGATCAGCAATGCGGCGTGTCTCGGTTGCCACGCGTCGCCGCAGACGGCACCGGCGACGCTGGTCGCGCGCTACGGCCCGTCCAACGGCTTCGGCTGGCGGCTCAACGAGACCCTGGGCGCCGAGGTCGTCAGCGTGCCCATGACGCTGCCGCTGAAGCAGGCCTCGCAGACCTTCTGGCTGGTGATGGGCGCGCTGACGGCGGCTTTCCTCGCGATGGGCGCGGCACTCAACCTGATGCTCTGGCGCCTGGTGATCCGGCCGGTGACCCGCCTCGCGCGGATCGCCGACCGCGTGTCGCTCGGCGAGGACGCACCGCCTTTCGACGCGCGCTCGAGTGACGAGATCGGCGTGCTGACCGTGTCCTTCGGCCGCATGCGCCGCAGCCTCGATCAGGCGATGGCGATGCTGGAGGGCAACGCATGA
- a CDS encoding lectin yields the protein MASLLETALTLSRRTFLGTAAAGVAASTLPLSGAIAASPVGDVVGKITVGYQGWFACAGDSAPINGWWHWAQDWGRTPSPTNRAIVSWPDMREYASGYTTAFARLGNGGPATLFSSYDQATVDTHFRWMQQNGCDTAALQRFNPNGGEGATRDAMALKVRSAAESYGRKFYVMYDVSGWRNMQPEIKADWLNKMAALVASSAYARQNGKPVVGLWGFGFNDDNHPWSAAACLDVINWFKSQGCYVMGGVPTYWREGKNDSRAGYLDAYHAFNMISPWMVGRIGDVAGSDWFYQNVNLADQADCNARGIDYQPCVLPGDLSVRQRAHGDFMWRQFYNMVRIGAQGIYISMFDEFNEGNQIAKTAESAAFVPAGSGILALDEDGTACSSDYYLRLTNDGGRMLKGQLPLTPTRPTQPVVGPTTPTTQVVTLRARVNNRYVTAENAGGASLIANRDAIGGWEQFDLLDAGGGNIALRAHANGKLVCAENGGGSALIANRTAIGPWESFKLIRNANGSVSLQAIANNRYVTAENAGAGSLIANRTAIGAWEQFDLITAGR from the coding sequence ATGGCGTCCCTGCTGGAGACCGCCTTGACCTTGTCCCGTCGTACCTTCCTGGGCACCGCCGCCGCCGGCGTCGCTGCCTCCACGCTGCCGCTGTCAGGCGCCATCGCCGCCAGTCCGGTCGGCGACGTCGTCGGCAAGATCACCGTGGGCTACCAGGGCTGGTTCGCCTGCGCCGGCGACAGCGCCCCGATCAACGGCTGGTGGCACTGGGCGCAGGACTGGGGCCGCACGCCCTCCCCGACCAACCGCGCCATCGTCTCGTGGCCCGACATGCGCGAGTACGCGTCGGGTTACACAACCGCCTTCGCCAGACTGGGCAACGGCGGGCCTGCCACGCTGTTCTCGTCCTACGACCAGGCCACCGTCGACACGCACTTCCGCTGGATGCAGCAGAACGGCTGCGACACCGCCGCGCTGCAGCGCTTCAACCCCAACGGGGGCGAGGGCGCGACCCGCGACGCGATGGCCTTGAAGGTGCGCAGCGCCGCCGAGTCCTACGGCCGCAAGTTCTACGTCATGTACGACGTGAGCGGCTGGCGCAACATGCAGCCCGAGATCAAGGCGGACTGGCTCAACAAGATGGCCGCGCTGGTGGCGTCCTCGGCCTACGCGCGCCAGAACGGCAAGCCGGTCGTGGGCCTCTGGGGCTTCGGCTTCAACGACGACAACCATCCCTGGTCCGCCGCGGCCTGCCTGGACGTCATCAACTGGTTCAAGAGCCAGGGCTGCTACGTGATGGGCGGCGTGCCGACCTACTGGCGCGAAGGCAAGAACGATTCGCGCGCCGGCTACCTCGACGCGTATCACGCGTTCAACATGATCTCGCCGTGGATGGTCGGCCGCATCGGCGACGTCGCCGGGTCCGACTGGTTCTACCAGAACGTCAACCTCGCCGACCAGGCCGACTGCAATGCGCGCGGCATCGACTACCAGCCCTGCGTGCTGCCCGGCGACCTGAGCGTGCGCCAGCGCGCGCACGGCGACTTCATGTGGCGCCAGTTCTACAACATGGTCCGGATCGGCGCGCAGGGGATCTACATCTCGATGTTCGACGAGTTCAACGAGGGCAACCAGATCGCCAAGACCGCCGAGAGCGCGGCCTTCGTGCCCGCGGGCTCGGGCATCCTCGCGCTGGACGAGGACGGCACGGCCTGCTCGTCCGACTACTACCTGCGCCTGACCAACGACGGCGGCCGCATGCTGAAGGGCCAGCTGCCGCTGACGCCGACGCGTCCGACGCAGCCGGTGGTGGGCCCCACGACGCCGACCACGCAAGTCGTGACCCTGCGCGCCCGCGTGAACAACCGCTACGTGACGGCGGAGAACGCCGGCGGGGCGTCGCTGATCGCCAACCGCGACGCCATCGGCGGCTGGGAGCAGTTCGACCTGCTGGACGCCGGCGGCGGCAACATCGCGCTGCGCGCGCATGCCAACGGCAAGCTGGTCTGCGCCGAGAACGGCGGCGGCTCCGCGCTGATTGCCAACCGGACGGCCATCGGCCCGTGGGAGTCGTTCAAGCTGATCCGCAACGCCAACGGCTCGGTGTCGCTGCAGGCGATCGCGAACAACCGCTACGTCACGGCCGAGAACGCCGGCGCGGGCTCGCTCATCGCGAACCGCACGGCGATCGGGGCGTGGGAGCAGTTCGACCTGATCACGGCGGGGCGCTGA
- a CDS encoding LysR family transcriptional regulator, giving the protein MEVRQLDLFLRVAELGSINRAAQTLQLSQPALSRQIALLERDMGVLLFSRSQGGVLLTEAGRLLSDRARPLLRQFNLLKQQVGEQAAGQLAIGMPPAWRQIVSCPFIEAIAAQLPGVKLRVCEGLSDELQDDMAAGLLDLGIVPFSATPAHKHTQTALLREPIVVVGLASDLMTPDRPVPLADLDGRNLVLPERPNVLRVQLEQAMARRSLDCRVAVETDSVDICLDMARRGLALSVVPASALPGIVDDPSFSWAPLRAQQVTWALWENQARAHSAAVVEGRRLLLRHIGGLIKRKQWWKAELLVDLKA; this is encoded by the coding sequence ATGGAAGTCCGCCAGCTGGATCTGTTCCTCCGCGTCGCGGAGTTGGGAAGCATCAACCGCGCCGCCCAGACACTGCAGCTGTCGCAGCCAGCCCTGTCGCGTCAGATCGCCCTGCTGGAGCGGGACATGGGCGTGCTGCTCTTCAGCCGGTCACAGGGCGGCGTGCTGCTGACCGAGGCCGGCCGCCTGCTCTCGGACCGGGCCCGCCCGCTGCTCAGGCAGTTCAACCTGCTGAAGCAGCAGGTCGGGGAGCAGGCTGCCGGACAGCTCGCCATCGGCATGCCGCCGGCCTGGCGGCAGATCGTGTCGTGCCCCTTCATCGAGGCCATCGCCGCGCAGCTGCCGGGCGTCAAGCTGCGCGTCTGCGAGGGGCTCAGCGACGAGTTGCAGGACGACATGGCCGCGGGCCTGCTGGACCTCGGCATCGTGCCCTTCAGCGCGACGCCGGCGCACAAGCACACGCAGACCGCCCTGTTGCGCGAACCCATCGTCGTCGTGGGCCTCGCCTCCGACCTGATGACGCCGGACAGGCCGGTGCCGCTCGCGGACCTGGACGGCAGGAACCTGGTGCTCCCCGAGCGGCCGAACGTCCTGCGCGTCCAGCTCGAGCAGGCGATGGCCCGTCGCAGCCTCGACTGCCGCGTCGCCGTGGAGACCGACTCGGTCGACATCTGCCTCGACATGGCCCGGCGGGGTCTGGCCCTCAGCGTCGTGCCGGCCTCCGCGCTGCCCGGCATCGTCGATGACCCGTCGTTCAGCTGGGCGCCGCTGCGGGCCCAGCAGGTCACCTGGGCGCTCTGGGAGAACCAGGCCCGCGCCCACTCGGCAGCGGTCGTCGAAGGCCGGCGGCTGCTCCTGCGCCACATCGGCGGCCTGATCAAGCGCAAGCAGTGGTGGAAGGCCGAGCTGCTGGTCGACTTGAAGGCGTGA
- a CDS encoding SDR family oxidoreductase — protein sequence MIAITGAAGHLGGLAVRQLLKKLPANEIVAVVRDLEKADELRELGVQLRVGDYDRPDTLRAAFEGVEKLLLVSAVVPGQRLRQHQAVIDAAKDTGVQLVAYTSMLRADSSTLSLAREHHQTEEYLKRSGLAHVLLRNGWYFENTTAGLADAVTHGAIIGSSGQGRLASASREDYAGAAVEVLTQPGHAGKTYELVGDQSFSMTGFAEEVSRQAGRPVVYRDLAPTDFAAALLSWGLPQMIVDVVVDASVKSGHGELDDASRDLSRLLGRPTTSLADAVATALRG from the coding sequence ATGATTGCCATCACTGGAGCCGCTGGACACCTCGGCGGCCTGGCCGTGCGACAGCTGCTGAAAAAACTGCCGGCCAACGAGATCGTCGCCGTCGTGCGCGACCTGGAGAAGGCCGACGAGCTGCGCGAGCTGGGCGTGCAGTTGCGCGTGGGCGACTACGACCGCCCCGACACCCTGCGTGCGGCGTTCGAAGGCGTGGAGAAGCTGCTGCTCGTATCGGCCGTCGTGCCGGGGCAGCGCCTGAGGCAGCACCAGGCCGTCATCGACGCGGCGAAGGACACGGGCGTCCAGCTGGTCGCCTACACGAGCATGCTGCGCGCGGACAGCAGCACGCTGTCACTGGCGCGGGAACACCACCAGACCGAGGAGTATCTGAAGCGCTCGGGCCTGGCCCATGTCCTGCTGCGCAACGGCTGGTACTTCGAGAACACCACGGCCGGCCTGGCCGATGCCGTGACGCACGGCGCCATCATCGGCAGTTCGGGGCAGGGGAGGCTGGCCTCGGCCTCGCGTGAAGACTATGCCGGGGCCGCGGTCGAGGTGCTCACCCAACCGGGCCATGCAGGCAAGACTTACGAACTGGTCGGCGACCAGAGCTTCTCGATGACCGGGTTCGCCGAGGAAGTGTCCAGGCAGGCTGGCCGGCCCGTGGTCTACCGGGACCTCGCGCCCACGGACTTCGCCGCGGCGCTGCTGAGCTGGGGGCTGCCGCAGATGATCGTCGACGTCGTGGTCGACGCCAGCGTGAAGTCGGGGCACGGCGAACTGGATGACGCGTCGCGGGACCTGTCGCGCCTGCTGGGGCGGCCAACGACATCGCTGGCAGACGCCGTCGCAACTGCCCTGCGCGGTTGA
- a CDS encoding DUF4865 family protein → MFSMQYGFDFPETFDIDAVRRRAVEIGPRFDELPGLRYKGFLVSGHTALAPARYSPFYVWEDVEGMQSFLASAAFQALVDKYGRPIVDQWLPLAHHQAEDAAATTPLYATQEIVAIGDVQNIGELASRAAARVRELTGHPGFHTAIAALDASTWRHALTVFWSATPEASWGRVYEVPYFSRPTKR, encoded by the coding sequence ATGTTCTCCATGCAATACGGCTTCGATTTCCCCGAGACCTTCGACATCGACGCCGTCCGCCGACGCGCCGTCGAGATCGGGCCTCGCTTCGACGAGCTGCCGGGACTGCGCTACAAGGGCTTTCTCGTGAGCGGACACACGGCGCTGGCGCCCGCGCGCTACTCACCGTTCTACGTGTGGGAGGACGTCGAGGGCATGCAGTCCTTCCTGGCCTCGGCGGCATTCCAGGCGCTGGTCGACAAGTACGGCCGGCCCATCGTCGACCAATGGCTCCCGCTTGCTCACCATCAGGCGGAAGATGCGGCCGCGACGACGCCGCTTTACGCGACCCAGGAGATCGTCGCTATCGGCGATGTGCAGAACATCGGCGAGCTTGCGTCCAGGGCTGCGGCGCGGGTGCGGGAACTCACCGGGCACCCTGGCTTCCACACTGCCATCGCCGCGCTGGACGCGTCGACCTGGCGACATGCATTGACGGTGTTCTGGAGCGCGACGCCGGAGGCGTCGTGGGGGCGCGTGTACGAGGTGCCGTACTTCTCGCGTCCGACGAAGCGCTGA